ATTCTGCTCGTGCTCGTGGTGATTTTGGCAGCAGTCACCGAAAATCCGGTGCTTCGTTTTGGACGTCATGTACTGATCGATTTGGTGGCCGCGTTTACGATAATTTCCGGGTTCCACTACAGCGTTATCGTGGCGAGAAAGCTCTGATTGAAATAGACAGGAATCCTTGCCTAGAACAGCGGTCGGTAGGGCCTGAAAACCATGAAGATAAAACTGGCCAGCACGGCGACGGCTGTTAGCCAGCCTAGTGCATAAGCACGTCTGCGTTCGGTCGAATCGGCCGGGGCGCGATCCAACATCAGTTTTCCAAGTATGAAGCCAGTGATACCACCGCCTAAGTGGGCCCAAGTATCGATGTGCATTCCCGGCAGAAACCCCCAAATGGCGAGGTAAATGATCCATCGCCAGATTTGCTCGCGGAGCATCTGCATCCCGGCGCTCCTTCGACGATATGTGATGGCAAGAAGCAGGCCGATCAGTCCGACTATGGCGCCTGATGCGCCGATGCCCGAATTACCCATGAAACCGCTTAGGAGATATCCACCAATGCCGCTCACAATATAGAGGAAGAAGAAGCGAGGTGATCCATAAAGTTCTTCAACAGCTGGACCAATGTCCACTAAAACCCAC
This sequence is a window from Candidatus Bathyarchaeia archaeon. Protein-coding genes within it:
- a CDS encoding rhomboid family intramembrane serine protease, producing MTFSIAAASRSLSHLLPSNAPVTYLILSSCCIIYGISLLLTIRIGGMRSGMSGGVLGILMNIGSVHPSVLGRLGGSLRFPGDIFLPWRLITACFLHANLLHIFFNMWVLVDIGPAVEELYGSPRFFFLYIVSGIGGYLLSGFMGNSGIGASGAIVGLIGLLLAITYRRRSAGMQMLREQIWRWIIYLAIWGFLPGMHIDTWAHLGGGITGFILGKLMLDRAPADSTERRRAYALGWLTAVAVLASFIFMVFRPYRPLF